The Drosophila mauritiana strain mau12 chromosome 2R, ASM438214v1, whole genome shotgun sequence genome has a segment encoding these proteins:
- the LOC117138622 gene encoding LOW QUALITY PROTEIN: uncharacterized protein LOC117138622 (The sequence of the model RefSeq protein was modified relative to this genomic sequence to represent the inferred CDS: inserted 2 bases in 1 codon; substituted 1 base at 1 genomic stop codon): MKFIAAGLTLLVCSIQLGEGAPGKLLDSSCGTTRAGIIPIITGGASAAPFSNPWMVKVIGEKLCGGSLITSRFVLTAAHCIVTTHMXVRXSTAFRRTLTNSHFHRRVRLGDYNTRFPGKNCSPSGCVPTAYELAVDTKIVHADFNESLDNDIGLLRMESFVLYSDYVQPICILVEGHMTESPAFNITGWGATNDGKPSRTLQQATVYNAELNFCRKKYPMRKVDESQICAASTYSDACSGDSGGPLSAQVPLADRLLTFQYGVVSYGSEGCHSFSVYTNVTHYRDWIVDAIKHFSGSLKRYTQRSLASTEVGAEFWGRTHIHIHLYGGDLFVVISNIFIRRAIKGRSCGHWLILRFDMNVFLVAACLLLGLLLRGGSAYLLEENCGAGASMTRVRRVVGGHDAKSLAHPWMVMVHTDSRFACGGSLITSRFVLTASSCSTLPIKKVLLGGHDRDLPATFLEVSIDRNISHPQFDPLNPFKHDIALLRMAQEVPFSDRIRPICLSINQPLEKVQFYTLTGWGRTADDKPSRILQETTLSALEHARCKSKFNVQVDQSQFCSTGVDGEACSGDSGGPLSAELLFGFKKRAFLLGLVSYGDASCRSFGVATNVTHYVDWIKATIDENSS; encoded by the exons ATGAAGTTCATCGCAGCTGGATTAACTCTTCTGGTCTGCTCCATCCAGCTGGGTGAAGGAGCACCTGGCAAACTGCTGGACTCCAGTTGTGGCACGACGAGGGCAGGAATTATCCCAATAATCACCGGGGGCGCAAGCGCAGCCCCATTCTCAAATCCATGGATGGTAAAGGTGATAGGCGAGAAACTATGTGGTGGCTCTCTAATCACCAGTC GCTTCGTTCTCACGGCCGCCCATTGCATCGTGACGACACACATGTAAGTGCG CAGCACTGCCTTTCGGCGAACACTTACGAATTCCCATTTCCATAGGAGAGTGCGCTTGGGCGATTACAACACCCGCTTTCCTGGCAAGAATTGCTCGCCGTCGGGCTGCGTGCCCACGGCCTATGAACTCGCTGTGGATACGAAGATTGTGCATGCGGATTTTAACGAAAGCTTGGACAACGACATCGGCCTGCTGCGCATGGAGAGCTTCGTCCTGTACTCAG ACTATGTCCAGCCGATCTGTATCCTAGTCGAGGGACACATGACGGAAAGTCCCGCCTTCAACATCACCGGCTGGGGTGCCACCAACGATGGCAAGCCCAGCCGGACGCTCCAGCAGGCCACTGTGTACAACGCCGAACTCAACTTTTGCCGAAAAAAGTACCCCATGAGGAAGGTGGATGAGTCGCAGATTTGTGCTGCAAGCACATATAGCGATGCATGCAGCGGCGACTCGGGAGGCCCGCTGAGCGCACAGGTTCCTCTTGCCGACCGCTTGCTGACCTTCCAGTACGGAGTGGTCAGCTACGGGTCCGAGGGATGCCACTCCTTCTCCGTTTACACCAACGTTACCCACTACAGGGACTGGATAGTGGACGCCATCAAACACTTCAGCGGATCCTTGA AACGCTATACGCAACGAAGCCTCGCTTCCACTGAGGTGGGGGCAGAATTCTGGGGAAGAACgcacattcacattcacttATATGGAGGCGATTTGTTTGTTGTAATAAGTAACATCTTCATTCGGCGCGCTATAAAAGGGCGCTCGTGCGGGCATTGGCTCATACTTCGCTTCGACATGAACGTCTTCTTGGTGGCAGCGTGTCTTCTTCTCGGTCTCCTCCTCAGAGGAGGATCGGCCTACCTGCTGGAGGAGAACTGTGGAGCCGGGGCGAGCATGACCAGAGTGCGGCGGGTAGTGGGAGGCCACGATGCCAAGAGCCTGGCGCATCCGTGGATGGTTATGGTGCACACGGATTCTCGCTTTGCCTGCGGCGGCTCGCTCATCACCTCCC GTTTTGTGCTGACGGCATCCAGCTGCTCCACGCTGCCCATCAA GAAAGTTCTGCTCGGCGGACATGACCGGGATTTGCCAGCAACATTCCTGGAGGTCAGCATCGATCGAAACATCTCGCACCCACAGTTCGATCCGCTGAATCCCTTCAAGCACGACATAGCCCTGCTGCGCATGGCGCAGGAAGTTCCCTTCTCAG ACCGCATCAGGCCCATCTGTCTGTCCATCAACCAGCCCTTGGAGAAGGTTCAGTTTTACACCCTCACTGGCTGGGGTCGCACCGCTGACGATAAGCCCAGCCGCATCCTCCAGGAGACCACTTTGTCTGCGCTCGAACATGCGCGTTGCAAGAGCAAGTTCAACGTCCAAGTCGATCAGTCCCAATTCTGCAGCACTGGCGTGGACGGCGAGGCCTGCTCTGGGGATTCCGGAGGCCCGCTGAGCGCGGAGCTGCTCTTCGGGTTCAAGAAGCGGGCTTTCCTGCTCGGACTTGTCAGCTACGGGGATGCATCCTGCAGGAGCTTTGGCGTGGCCACGAATGTGACGCACTACGTCGACTGGATCAAGGCAACCATCGACGAGAACTCAAGTTAA
- the LOC117138560 gene encoding uncharacterized protein LOC117138560, whose translation MADKAAAEKPAGRPMRYPYTFSAKIAQFPIKHYIKNQWIWRYYFIAAVACVPVFYKISKLANSPENKKAWAESQAKEHAEHH comes from the exons ATGGCCGACAAAGCTGCTGCCGAGAAACCCGCCGGACGCCCCATGCGCTACCCGTACACCTTCTCCGCGAAGATAGCCCAATTCCCCATCAAGCACTACATCAAGAACCAGTGGATCTGGCGCTACTACTTCATTGCGGCCGTGGCCTGCGTGCCCGTGTTCTACAAGATCAGCAAGCTGG CCAACTCGCCCGAGAACAAGAAGGCATGGGCCGAATCGCAGGCCAAGGAGCACGCCGAGCACCACTAG
- the LOC117138555 gene encoding translation initiation factor eIF-2B subunit delta isoform X1, producing the protein MPGNAVDAVATEKTRDQIMAEREAKKLAKQAKKHKTAPTPTAATPAVLTTPAAPATKIITEVEQTTITTKLTTTTTTKVQDAVASKTTQPAAVNGKDVEAGEKTREQIKAEREAKKAAKKAGKGGGAKVEGITQQLADLKVAEKAPVAASAAPSTTEADQEKKKPALSKAERRAIQEAQRAAKAQVQTKKAQSAAKAPPSSAPKEPKLKSVSPTKAATISSPGKCPASTPNVDCRVKLFNHLVCAKEDSQFINDPLVHPSIARLGVQYAKRTVVGSNARCIAFLHALRQVVYDFETPAKKEFGRSLDAAVKHHVDHLHKCRPLAVSVSNAYKQFKNQLTQLPADVPETELKELLVHFIDTYIENQIGKAAQAISGFLQEKITDGDVLLTFACSSLIQFICEEAKRRQVAFRVIVVDSRPGCEGQELLRRLHATGIPCTYVLINAVGYVMAEATKVLLGAHALLANGYVMARTGTAQVALVANAHNVPVLVCCETHKFSERFQTDAIVYNELSDPNQLVRGDKCQLSNWAAKGKLLPLNLSYDITPPELVSAVVTEVAILPCTSVPVILRIKPDIGY; encoded by the exons ATGCCCGGAAATGCAGTGGATGCAGTGGCCACGGAGAAGACTCGTGACCAGATAATGGCCGAGCGGGAGGCGAAGAAGCTGGCCAAGCAGGCCAAGAAACACAAAACTGCACCGACTCCTACTGCCGCCACTCCTGCTGTTCTGACCACTCCGGCTGCTCCGGCCACCAAAATCATCACTGAGGTGGAGCAGACGACCATAACCACCAAGCTgacaaccaccaccacaacaaAGGTGCAGGATGCAGTGGCTTCAAAGACGACTCAGCCAGCTGCGGTAAATGGCAAGGATGTGGAGGCGGGGGAAAAGACACGCGAGCAGATCAAGGCGGAACGCGAGGCCAAGAAGGCAGCCAAGAAAGCTGGCAAAGGCGGAGGAGCCAAGGTAGAGGGCATCACACAACAGCTCGCTGACCTGAAAGTTGCAGAAAAAGCTCCAGTCGCAGCCAGTGCTGCACCTTCGACAACAGAAGCGGACCAGGAAAAG AAGAAGCCAGCACTTAGCAAAGCGGAGCGTCGCGCTATCCAGGAAGCCCAACGGGCAGCCAAGGCCCAGGTACAGACTAAAAAGGCCCAGTCTGCAGCCAAGGCTCCACCCAGCTCAGCTCCCAAAGAGCCGAAGCTGAAGAGCGTTTCCCCCACCAAAGCGGCCACAATCAGTTCCCCCGGCAAATGTCCAGCCAGCACGCCCAATGTAGACTGCCGGGTGAAGCTGTTCAACCACCTGGTGTGTGCCAAGGAAGACAGCCAGTTCATCAACGATCCACTCGTTCATCCGAGCATTGCGCGCTTGGGTGTCCAGTACGCCAAGCGCACAGTGGTCGGATCCAATGCTCGATGCATTGCCTTCCTGCACGCCCTGCGCCAGGTTGTCTACGACTTCGAGACGCCCGCCAAGAAGGAGTTTGGTCGCAGCCTAGACGCCGCCGTGAAGCACCACGTAGACCACCTGCACAAGTGCCGACCGCTGGCTGTGTCCGTGTCCAATGCGTACAAACAATTCAAGAACCAACTGACACAGCTGCCGGCGGATGTTCCCGAAACGGAG TTGAAGGAGCTGCTCGTCCACTTCATCGATACTTACATTGAAAATCAAATCGGCAAGGCGGCCCAAGCGATCAGCGGGTTCCTGCAGGAGAAGATCACCGATGGCGACGTGCTGCTGACCTTCGCCTGTTCCTCCCTCATTCAGTTCATCTGCGAGGAGGCCAAGCGGCGTCAGGTGGCCTTCCGCGTGATTGTCGTCGATTCGCGACCCGGATGCGAAGGCCAGGAGCTGCTGCGCCGACTGCACGCCACCGGGATTCCGTGCACCTACGTGCTGATCAACGCCGTGGGCTATGTGATGGCGGAGGCCACGAAGGTGCTGCTGGGAGCCCACGCCCTGCTGGCCAACGGATACGTGATGGCGCGCACGGGCACCGCCCAGGTGGCCCTGGTGGCCAATGCCCACAACGTGCCGGTGCTCGTGTGCTGCGAGACGCACAAGTTCAGCGAACGCTTCCAGACGGACGCCATCGTCTACAACGAGCTGAGCGATCCCAACCAACTGGTGCGCGGCGACAAGTGCCAGCTAAGCAACTGGGCGGCCAAGGGGAAGCTGTTGCCGCTCAACCTGAGCTACGACATTACTCCGCCGGAGCTGGTGAGTGCCGTGGTCACCGAGGTGGCCATCCTGCCCTGCACCAGTGTGCCCGTCATACTCCGCATCAAGCCAGACATTGGCTACTAA
- the LOC117138555 gene encoding translation initiation factor eIF-2B subunit delta isoform X2, which yields MPGNAVDAVATEKTRDQIMAEREAKKLAKQAKKHKTAPTPTAATPAVLTTPAAPATKIITEVEQTTITTKLTTTTTTKVQDAVASKTTQPAAVNGKDVEAGEKTREQIKAEREAKKAAKKAGKGGGAKVEGITQQLADLKVAEKAPVAASAAPSTTEADQEKKPALSKAERRAIQEAQRAAKAQVQTKKAQSAAKAPPSSAPKEPKLKSVSPTKAATISSPGKCPASTPNVDCRVKLFNHLVCAKEDSQFINDPLVHPSIARLGVQYAKRTVVGSNARCIAFLHALRQVVYDFETPAKKEFGRSLDAAVKHHVDHLHKCRPLAVSVSNAYKQFKNQLTQLPADVPETELKELLVHFIDTYIENQIGKAAQAISGFLQEKITDGDVLLTFACSSLIQFICEEAKRRQVAFRVIVVDSRPGCEGQELLRRLHATGIPCTYVLINAVGYVMAEATKVLLGAHALLANGYVMARTGTAQVALVANAHNVPVLVCCETHKFSERFQTDAIVYNELSDPNQLVRGDKCQLSNWAAKGKLLPLNLSYDITPPELVSAVVTEVAILPCTSVPVILRIKPDIGY from the exons ATGCCCGGAAATGCAGTGGATGCAGTGGCCACGGAGAAGACTCGTGACCAGATAATGGCCGAGCGGGAGGCGAAGAAGCTGGCCAAGCAGGCCAAGAAACACAAAACTGCACCGACTCCTACTGCCGCCACTCCTGCTGTTCTGACCACTCCGGCTGCTCCGGCCACCAAAATCATCACTGAGGTGGAGCAGACGACCATAACCACCAAGCTgacaaccaccaccacaacaaAGGTGCAGGATGCAGTGGCTTCAAAGACGACTCAGCCAGCTGCGGTAAATGGCAAGGATGTGGAGGCGGGGGAAAAGACACGCGAGCAGATCAAGGCGGAACGCGAGGCCAAGAAGGCAGCCAAGAAAGCTGGCAAAGGCGGAGGAGCCAAGGTAGAGGGCATCACACAACAGCTCGCTGACCTGAAAGTTGCAGAAAAAGCTCCAGTCGCAGCCAGTGCTGCACCTTCGACAACAGAAGCGGACCAGGAAAAG AAGCCAGCACTTAGCAAAGCGGAGCGTCGCGCTATCCAGGAAGCCCAACGGGCAGCCAAGGCCCAGGTACAGACTAAAAAGGCCCAGTCTGCAGCCAAGGCTCCACCCAGCTCAGCTCCCAAAGAGCCGAAGCTGAAGAGCGTTTCCCCCACCAAAGCGGCCACAATCAGTTCCCCCGGCAAATGTCCAGCCAGCACGCCCAATGTAGACTGCCGGGTGAAGCTGTTCAACCACCTGGTGTGTGCCAAGGAAGACAGCCAGTTCATCAACGATCCACTCGTTCATCCGAGCATTGCGCGCTTGGGTGTCCAGTACGCCAAGCGCACAGTGGTCGGATCCAATGCTCGATGCATTGCCTTCCTGCACGCCCTGCGCCAGGTTGTCTACGACTTCGAGACGCCCGCCAAGAAGGAGTTTGGTCGCAGCCTAGACGCCGCCGTGAAGCACCACGTAGACCACCTGCACAAGTGCCGACCGCTGGCTGTGTCCGTGTCCAATGCGTACAAACAATTCAAGAACCAACTGACACAGCTGCCGGCGGATGTTCCCGAAACGGAG TTGAAGGAGCTGCTCGTCCACTTCATCGATACTTACATTGAAAATCAAATCGGCAAGGCGGCCCAAGCGATCAGCGGGTTCCTGCAGGAGAAGATCACCGATGGCGACGTGCTGCTGACCTTCGCCTGTTCCTCCCTCATTCAGTTCATCTGCGAGGAGGCCAAGCGGCGTCAGGTGGCCTTCCGCGTGATTGTCGTCGATTCGCGACCCGGATGCGAAGGCCAGGAGCTGCTGCGCCGACTGCACGCCACCGGGATTCCGTGCACCTACGTGCTGATCAACGCCGTGGGCTATGTGATGGCGGAGGCCACGAAGGTGCTGCTGGGAGCCCACGCCCTGCTGGCCAACGGATACGTGATGGCGCGCACGGGCACCGCCCAGGTGGCCCTGGTGGCCAATGCCCACAACGTGCCGGTGCTCGTGTGCTGCGAGACGCACAAGTTCAGCGAACGCTTCCAGACGGACGCCATCGTCTACAACGAGCTGAGCGATCCCAACCAACTGGTGCGCGGCGACAAGTGCCAGCTAAGCAACTGGGCGGCCAAGGGGAAGCTGTTGCCGCTCAACCTGAGCTACGACATTACTCCGCCGGAGCTGGTGAGTGCCGTGGTCACCGAGGTGGCCATCCTGCCCTGCACCAGTGTGCCCGTCATACTCCGCATCAAGCCAGACATTGGCTACTAA
- the LOC117138554 gene encoding myotubularin-related protein 6 isoform X1 → MDFTRFMNKFNEIERQLSPTSALRLSFDNISPETEEPPDGNKRLWGVPVPPFVSEKVVSWIEEEFNEAPVFYNGNSVLKKVENVRMIDRYNTKNPTVGTLYLTATHLIFVEPDSNKETWILHMHVASIEKLPLSTTGSPLLIRCKTFLSVTFVIPKDSECHDVYTSLLKLFQPVSINKLYCFNYQPNKDDFPKNAGWDYFKLEAEFKHMLVPNEAWTLCTMNEKYELCDTYPRQIYVPKEATTLMLISSSRFRSKGRLPALTYLHNNKASICRCSQPLSGFSARCLEDEQMLEAIRKTNSNTDYMYVVDTRPRINAMANRAAGKGYENEAFYENIKFHFLGIENIHVQRASLQKVLEACEQKSPTMSAFINALESSGWLKHIRSILDTSSFIANAVDKGVSVVVHCSDGWDRTAQVCSLAQLMLNPYYRTIKGFQALIEKDWLAFGHKFSERCGHIQTDAREVSPIFTQFLDCTWQLMSQRSEAFEFNERFLLILHDHVHSCQFGTFVGNCEKDRLDLKLAERTFSLWGYMANHLNEYINPLYKPNVDEAIKANLAPQCIKFWRGMYSRFESGIHPREPLGDLLLDSKEHCNSLEDHVQHLTKRIASFKNYISKSAKKLQDATSAPGKVSKELSSNEINDNKYNYDKKLSELSAADDDHPLKASNMSFASLSLSAEQSSPPQALPEEINSVAVDWKPMRNVTTCSCSTPFDQFSKKTHCWRCGDIFCERCIDKNVALPGHDSGKPVPVCRGCFRQMQKQSP, encoded by the exons CAACGAGGCTCCGGTCTTCTACAACGGCAACAGTGTGCTCAAGAAG gTGGAAAATGTGCGAATGATAGATCGCTACAATACCAAAAATCCCACGGTGGGCACCCTCTATCTGACGGCCACCCATCTGATATTCGTGGAGCCCGACAGCAACAAGGAGACCTGG ATCCTGCACATGCACGTGGCCAGCATTGAGAAGCTTCCCTTGAGCACGACAGGATCTCCGCTGCTCATCCGCTGCAAGACCTTTCTGTCCGTAACTTTCGTCATTCCCAAGGACTCCGAGTGCCACGATGTCTACACCTCGCTGCTGAAACTCTTCCAGCCGG TGTCCATCAACAAATTGTACTGCTTCAACTACCAGCCGAACAAGGATGATTTCCCCAAGAACGCCGGCTGGGACTACTTCAAGCTGGAGGCCGAGTTCAAGCACATGCTGGTGCCCAACGAGGCCTGGACACTGTGCACCATGAACGAGAAGTACGAGCTGTGCGACACCTATCCGCGTCAGATCTACGTGCCCAAGGAGGCCACCACGCTGATGCTCATCAGCAGCTCGCGATTCCGCTCCAAGGGGCGGCTGCCGGCGCTCACCTATCTGCACAACAACAAG GCCTCCATCTGCCGCTGCAGCCAGCCGCTGTCCGGATTCAGTGCCCGCTGTCTGGAGGATGAGCAAATGCTGGAGGCCATACGCAAGACGAATTCCAACACGGACTACATGTATGTGGTGGACACACGACCACGG ATTAATGCCATGGCCAACAGAGCCGCCGGCAAGGGATACGAGAACGAGGCCTTCTACGAGAACATCAAATTCCACTTCCTCGGCATCGAGAACATCCACGTGCAGCGCGCCAGTCTGCAAAAGGTGCTGGAGGCCTGCGAACAGAAGTCGCCCACGATGAGCGCCTTCATAAATGCCCTGGAGTCATCCGGCTGGCTGAAGCACATTCGCTCCATATTGGACACGTCGAG CTTCATCGCCAACGCCGTGGACAAGGGCGTCTCGGTGGTGGTCCACTGCTCCGACGGCTGGGACCGCACGGCCCAGGTCTGTTCGCTGGCGCAGCTGATGCTGAACCCCTACTACCGGACCATCAAGGGCTTCCAGGCGCTGATCGAGAAGGACTGGCTGGCCTTCGGACATAAGTTCAGCGAGCGCTGCGGCCACATCCAGACGGATGCCCGCGAGGTGTCGCCGATCTTCACGCAGTTCCTGGACTGCACCTGGCAGCTAATGTCGCAGCGCAGCGAGGCCTTCGAGTTCAACGAGCGGTTCCTGCTCATCCTGCACGACCATGTGCACTCATGTCAATTCGGCACCTTCGTGGGCAACTGCGAGAAGGATCGCTTGGACCTGAAGCTGGCCGAGCGCACCTTCTCGCTGTGGGGCTACATGGCCAACCACCTGAACGAGTATATCAACCCGCTGTACAAACCAAATGTGGACGAGGCCATCAAGGCCAACCTGGCACCGCAGTGCATTAA GTTCTGGCGCGGCATGTATAGTCGCTTCGAGAGCGGCATTCATCCGCGGGAGCCACTGGGCGACCTTCTGCTCGATAGCAAGGAGCACTGCAACTCGCTGGAGGACCACGTGCAGCATCTGACCAAGCGCATAGCCAGCTTCAAGAACTACATTTCCAAGTCAGCCAAGAAACTGCAAGACGCCACCAGCGCCCCTGGCAAAGTGAGCAAGGAGCTCTCCAGCAACGAGATCAATGACAACAA ATACAACTACGATAAGAAGCTTAGCGAACTGTCTGCCGCCGACGACGATCATCCTCTGAAGGCCAGCAACATGTCCTTCGCCAGTCTGTCGCTGAGCGCGGAACAATCCAGTCCGCCACAGGCGCTGCCCGAGGAGATCAACTCCGTGGCCGTAGACTGGAAGCCCATGCGCAACGTAACcacctgctcctgctccacaCCCTTCGATCAGTTCAGCAAAAAG ACTCACTGCTGGCGCTGCGGGGACATCTTCTGCGAGCGCTGCATAGACAAGAACGTGGCTCTGCCAGGACACGACAGTGGAAAGCCGGTGCCGGTGTGCCGGGGCTGCTTCCGGCAAATGCAAAAGCAAAGCCCGTAG
- the LOC117138554 gene encoding myotubularin-related protein 6 isoform X2: MDEIKLAKVENVRMIDRYNTKNPTVGTLYLTATHLIFVEPDSNKETWILHMHVASIEKLPLSTTGSPLLIRCKTFLSVTFVIPKDSECHDVYTSLLKLFQPVSINKLYCFNYQPNKDDFPKNAGWDYFKLEAEFKHMLVPNEAWTLCTMNEKYELCDTYPRQIYVPKEATTLMLISSSRFRSKGRLPALTYLHNNKASICRCSQPLSGFSARCLEDEQMLEAIRKTNSNTDYMYVVDTRPRINAMANRAAGKGYENEAFYENIKFHFLGIENIHVQRASLQKVLEACEQKSPTMSAFINALESSGWLKHIRSILDTSSFIANAVDKGVSVVVHCSDGWDRTAQVCSLAQLMLNPYYRTIKGFQALIEKDWLAFGHKFSERCGHIQTDAREVSPIFTQFLDCTWQLMSQRSEAFEFNERFLLILHDHVHSCQFGTFVGNCEKDRLDLKLAERTFSLWGYMANHLNEYINPLYKPNVDEAIKANLAPQCIKFWRGMYSRFESGIHPREPLGDLLLDSKEHCNSLEDHVQHLTKRIASFKNYISKSAKKLQDATSAPGKVSKELSSNEINDNKYNYDKKLSELSAADDDHPLKASNMSFASLSLSAEQSSPPQALPEEINSVAVDWKPMRNVTTCSCSTPFDQFSKKTHCWRCGDIFCERCIDKNVALPGHDSGKPVPVCRGCFRQMQKQSP, translated from the exons gTGGAAAATGTGCGAATGATAGATCGCTACAATACCAAAAATCCCACGGTGGGCACCCTCTATCTGACGGCCACCCATCTGATATTCGTGGAGCCCGACAGCAACAAGGAGACCTGG ATCCTGCACATGCACGTGGCCAGCATTGAGAAGCTTCCCTTGAGCACGACAGGATCTCCGCTGCTCATCCGCTGCAAGACCTTTCTGTCCGTAACTTTCGTCATTCCCAAGGACTCCGAGTGCCACGATGTCTACACCTCGCTGCTGAAACTCTTCCAGCCGG TGTCCATCAACAAATTGTACTGCTTCAACTACCAGCCGAACAAGGATGATTTCCCCAAGAACGCCGGCTGGGACTACTTCAAGCTGGAGGCCGAGTTCAAGCACATGCTGGTGCCCAACGAGGCCTGGACACTGTGCACCATGAACGAGAAGTACGAGCTGTGCGACACCTATCCGCGTCAGATCTACGTGCCCAAGGAGGCCACCACGCTGATGCTCATCAGCAGCTCGCGATTCCGCTCCAAGGGGCGGCTGCCGGCGCTCACCTATCTGCACAACAACAAG GCCTCCATCTGCCGCTGCAGCCAGCCGCTGTCCGGATTCAGTGCCCGCTGTCTGGAGGATGAGCAAATGCTGGAGGCCATACGCAAGACGAATTCCAACACGGACTACATGTATGTGGTGGACACACGACCACGG ATTAATGCCATGGCCAACAGAGCCGCCGGCAAGGGATACGAGAACGAGGCCTTCTACGAGAACATCAAATTCCACTTCCTCGGCATCGAGAACATCCACGTGCAGCGCGCCAGTCTGCAAAAGGTGCTGGAGGCCTGCGAACAGAAGTCGCCCACGATGAGCGCCTTCATAAATGCCCTGGAGTCATCCGGCTGGCTGAAGCACATTCGCTCCATATTGGACACGTCGAG CTTCATCGCCAACGCCGTGGACAAGGGCGTCTCGGTGGTGGTCCACTGCTCCGACGGCTGGGACCGCACGGCCCAGGTCTGTTCGCTGGCGCAGCTGATGCTGAACCCCTACTACCGGACCATCAAGGGCTTCCAGGCGCTGATCGAGAAGGACTGGCTGGCCTTCGGACATAAGTTCAGCGAGCGCTGCGGCCACATCCAGACGGATGCCCGCGAGGTGTCGCCGATCTTCACGCAGTTCCTGGACTGCACCTGGCAGCTAATGTCGCAGCGCAGCGAGGCCTTCGAGTTCAACGAGCGGTTCCTGCTCATCCTGCACGACCATGTGCACTCATGTCAATTCGGCACCTTCGTGGGCAACTGCGAGAAGGATCGCTTGGACCTGAAGCTGGCCGAGCGCACCTTCTCGCTGTGGGGCTACATGGCCAACCACCTGAACGAGTATATCAACCCGCTGTACAAACCAAATGTGGACGAGGCCATCAAGGCCAACCTGGCACCGCAGTGCATTAA GTTCTGGCGCGGCATGTATAGTCGCTTCGAGAGCGGCATTCATCCGCGGGAGCCACTGGGCGACCTTCTGCTCGATAGCAAGGAGCACTGCAACTCGCTGGAGGACCACGTGCAGCATCTGACCAAGCGCATAGCCAGCTTCAAGAACTACATTTCCAAGTCAGCCAAGAAACTGCAAGACGCCACCAGCGCCCCTGGCAAAGTGAGCAAGGAGCTCTCCAGCAACGAGATCAATGACAACAA ATACAACTACGATAAGAAGCTTAGCGAACTGTCTGCCGCCGACGACGATCATCCTCTGAAGGCCAGCAACATGTCCTTCGCCAGTCTGTCGCTGAGCGCGGAACAATCCAGTCCGCCACAGGCGCTGCCCGAGGAGATCAACTCCGTGGCCGTAGACTGGAAGCCCATGCGCAACGTAACcacctgctcctgctccacaCCCTTCGATCAGTTCAGCAAAAAG ACTCACTGCTGGCGCTGCGGGGACATCTTCTGCGAGCGCTGCATAGACAAGAACGTGGCTCTGCCAGGACACGACAGTGGAAAGCCGGTGCCGGTGTGCCGGGGCTGCTTCCGGCAAATGCAAAAGCAAAGCCCGTAG